The Mucilaginibacter yixingensis genome window below encodes:
- a CDS encoding bifunctional response regulator/alkaline phosphatase family protein — MQDTTILWADDEIDLLKPHVLFLNEKGYKVKTVTNGNDAVEEFKNGYYDLVFLDENMPGLTGLETLAQIKNINGDVPVVLITKSEEEYLMEDAIGSKIDDYLIKPVNPKQVLLTIKKLTENKRLVSEKTTMAYQQDFRSLGMTLNENLSFQEWADVYKKIIYWELSLEGLEDAGMHEILTLQKAEANSQFCKFIEKNYLSWLKRDDKCPTLSPDLFKRKVFPKMDDRGPLFFILIDNLRYDQFRIINSIISEYFRLEDEDTYYSILPTATQYARNAIFSGLMPLEMEKRFPGMWQNDEDEGGKNLFEEQFLADQLKRTLRRDCKFSYHKILNIDEGRALNESVNNLMRNELNVVVYNFVDMLSHARTDMQMIRELASDDAAYRSLTLSWFEHSPLMDLLKFLAQKQIRVVITTDHGTIKVKNPSKIIGDRNTNTNLRYKQGKNLNFIAKDVFHIKNPHDAMLPKLHVSSSFVFAKTDNYFVYPNNYNQFVNFYNETFQHGGISMEEMIIPVATYGPK; from the coding sequence ATGCAAGATACCACTATACTTTGGGCCGATGACGAGATCGACCTGTTAAAACCCCATGTACTGTTTCTGAACGAGAAAGGATACAAGGTAAAAACCGTTACCAATGGAAATGACGCTGTTGAAGAATTTAAAAACGGCTACTATGACCTGGTATTCCTCGACGAAAATATGCCCGGCCTTACCGGCCTTGAAACCCTTGCCCAGATCAAAAACATTAACGGCGATGTGCCGGTGGTTTTGATTACCAAAAGCGAGGAAGAATACCTGATGGAAGATGCCATTGGCTCTAAGATTGATGACTATCTCATCAAACCGGTGAACCCTAAGCAGGTGCTGCTCACCATTAAGAAACTAACCGAAAACAAACGCCTGGTGAGCGAGAAAACCACCATGGCCTATCAGCAGGATTTTCGTAGCTTGGGTATGACACTGAACGAGAACTTGAGTTTTCAGGAGTGGGCCGATGTTTACAAAAAGATCATCTACTGGGAACTATCGTTAGAAGGATTGGAAGATGCCGGGATGCACGAGATTTTAACCCTGCAAAAAGCCGAGGCCAACTCGCAGTTTTGTAAGTTTATAGAGAAAAACTATCTGAGCTGGCTGAAACGTGATGATAAATGCCCAACGCTTTCGCCAGATTTGTTCAAACGCAAGGTGTTTCCTAAAATGGATGACCGCGGTCCGCTGTTTTTCATCCTGATTGATAACCTGCGTTATGATCAGTTCCGCATCATCAACTCTATTATCTCAGAATATTTCCGTTTGGAGGATGAAGATACTTATTACAGTATCCTGCCAACAGCCACGCAATATGCCCGCAATGCCATTTTTAGCGGATTGATGCCACTGGAGATGGAAAAACGTTTCCCAGGCATGTGGCAGAATGATGAGGATGAAGGCGGTAAGAATCTGTTCGAAGAGCAGTTTCTGGCAGATCAGCTGAAACGTACCCTGCGTAGAGATTGCAAGTTCTCTTATCATAAAATCCTGAATATTGATGAGGGTCGGGCACTGAATGAGTCGGTTAACAACCTGATGCGCAATGAGCTGAACGTGGTGGTTTACAACTTTGTAGACATGCTTTCGCACGCACGTACCGATATGCAGATGATCCGCGAATTGGCCAGCGATGACGCGGCATACCGCTCGCTAACGCTTTCATGGTTTGAGCACTCGCCGCTGATGGACCTGTTGAAGTTTTTAGCCCAGAAACAAATCCGCGTGGTGATTACTACAGATCACGGTACCATCAAGGTGAAAAACCCAAGCAAAATCATCGGCGATCGTAACACCAACACCAACCTGCGTTATAAACAAGGCAAAAACCTCAATTTTATAGCCAAGGATGTGTTCCACATCAAAAATCCGCATGATGCCATGCTGCCCAAACTACATGTAAGCAGCAGCTTTGTGTTTGCCAAGACTGATAATTATTTTGTTTATCCCAACAACTACAACCAGTTTGTGAATTTCTATAATGAAACATTCCAGCACGGCGGTATTTCAATGGAGGAAATGATTATACCGGTGGCTACGTATGGGCCTAAATAA
- a CDS encoding YihY/virulence factor BrkB family protein: MKIFNRDFLRHWWKILGATFSGFIADNGLKLSASLAYYTIFSLAPLLILVLSVIGIFLKDPQTRIDFYHQIQHYMGRQATLQIQSVIKTQDIMGKSGMGLIIGVVTLMLGASSIFIEMQDSLNIIWRVKAKPRKGWLKLLKNRFLSFSLIVSLGFLLLASLLVNIIISALSDQIDKYLPRLLGPRLSHLIGETFLMIVNLGITLAVISVLFSIIFKVLPDVKIKWRDVRSGAIFTAVLFVIGQYLISLYIKYTAQGSAYGTAGSIIVILVWIYYTAAILYIGAEFTQVYAEARGSDIEPAEYAVHVEQKEVLETVRRLPPQNPELKGELNQD, from the coding sequence ATGAAAATTTTTAATCGCGACTTTCTACGTCATTGGTGGAAAATACTGGGAGCCACGTTTAGTGGTTTTATTGCCGACAATGGCTTGAAACTAAGTGCTTCGCTGGCTTACTATACCATTTTCTCGCTGGCGCCACTACTTATTCTTGTGCTCTCGGTTATCGGTATTTTTCTGAAAGATCCGCAAACCCGTATTGATTTCTATCATCAGATTCAGCACTATATGGGTCGGCAGGCCACGCTGCAAATCCAGAGCGTTATTAAAACCCAGGACATTATGGGCAAAAGCGGTATGGGTTTGATTATTGGCGTAGTTACGCTGATGTTGGGTGCCAGCAGTATTTTTATAGAGATGCAAGACTCGCTCAACATCATCTGGCGGGTAAAGGCCAAACCCAGGAAGGGCTGGTTGAAGCTGCTCAAAAACAGGTTTTTGTCGTTCTCGCTTATTGTTAGTTTGGGCTTTTTGCTGCTGGCCTCGCTGCTGGTCAACATCATTATCAGTGCCCTGAGCGATCAGATTGATAAATATCTGCCCCGGTTGCTGGGCCCTCGCCTTTCACATCTGATAGGCGAGACGTTCCTGATGATAGTTAACCTTGGCATCACACTGGCGGTAATTTCGGTACTGTTCTCCATCATCTTTAAAGTGTTGCCCGATGTAAAGATCAAATGGCGCGATGTACGCTCGGGCGCCATCTTTACCGCAGTGTTGTTTGTTATCGGTCAGTACCTTATTAGTTTGTACATCAAATACACTGCACAGGGCTCGGCTTATGGTACAGCTGGTTCTATCATCGTTATTTTGGTGTGGATCTATTACACAGCTGCCATCCTCTACATCGGTGCAGAGTTTACCCAGGTATATGCCGAAGCCCGTGGTAGCGATATTGAGCCTGCCGAATACGCCGTACACGTAGAACAAAAAGAAGTGCTGGAAACAGTACGCCGTTTACCCCCGCAGAATCCGGAATTGAAAGGGGAGTTGAACCAGGATTAA
- a CDS encoding DUF3857 domain-containing protein, which yields MTAPSFRRAALSLLFSVSCGSLFAQTTMPKAWQAFFENNRDQARTLFTQELNQPATAGDALLGLSMLAQLDRPSAEAFSYFQKFYAQSKDPQPFIYAFWDTPSINADFRKKSPAQLAFLQNVAQNKNLDGTINAMANAMIGNHYQAIKQYEKADEAFKNIGSVDNWTITGEFDNISTSGFDRTYNVLTHPEPSAEFVNKRGAKIGWRNVPPIRHDKWVDFTYYNNSSNSIVFGQSFVKADNDTEAQLRIGVSGSVKVWVNDELLLAVPEERNNDLDTYIQSIKLNKGYNRILVQVGASYIESLNFLVRLTDQNGHVLPLTSTAQAQPYTKEVNYVSKNTETPSIAYFKAEMKKAPDNLLPQILLAQSYLRNDQTFEARHLIEGIRKKYPNNTYLNILLLNVFNREDNRTGAETIKETIKNTDPKCSEALMLKYAELYEQKNYDKAAEVVKEIEATYPEQQEFIYSCKINLASANKNQEEVVRLGEEAYPKFPDNKTFVGLEYAIQKQLRNDQPKALSILKKYVENNDDYPSAKDLADIYFTNGDNISGNKVLVQEVTNEPYATGIFASLGKKYYDQQQYGKAEEAYLKCMDLAPTRSAYSASLGKIDEMSNKKEQAIGHYQRALELDPNDYESIHSLRKLQNKKDVYSYFEEPNIDALIRNAPKASDYPDDNSVILNEEVQKVVYEHGGSEERKYLTVKILTQKGIESWKEYSIDYDSWQDLTFETAEVIKANGNKVPAERNENNLVFTNLEAGDVINIRYKLDNYSKAKLSGYFWDDFYFSHGRPYITSKYSLLIAKNQKFNYKFSQKPIEPVKTSADEFDLYVWKNTKQESLQYEDKMPTIEDVANILYLTNIPDWKFIADWYNDIGASKARTDYEVKEVVADLFKGKANLTPMQKVEQIYNYITGNISYSSVSFRQSGIIPQNPSTVLNTRIGDCKDVSTLFVAMCKEAGIKANLVLVKTRDNGMLSMPLPSINFNHCMAKVNMDNKDYYIELTSQYLPFRTMYNGQINSTILDIDPSATAVTKYLNPTTRYGNDIKRSTTITLADKNMVINERTYQTGAMAAYQREKYGELSQKDRMKKIKEAIASSYPDVEVNKLDYRNVERTNPNDTVYVTLDYQLNNVAKAIGGMSIFSLPWSSKISANDLQVSMPRTSGINLDDMFYLDNETEVITVNLPAGKKLVEAVAPVALSNDVIEYSLTPKQVGNKLMLTRTFKLKKDYVPVEKVAEFNTFFKKMVEADNKELAMR from the coding sequence ATGACAGCCCCTTCGTTTAGAAGAGCAGCATTATCGCTGTTATTCTCTGTTTCATGCGGCAGTTTGTTTGCACAAACAACCATGCCCAAAGCCTGGCAAGCATTTTTTGAAAACAACCGCGACCAGGCCCGCACGCTTTTCACCCAGGAATTAAACCAACCTGCCACCGCAGGCGATGCCCTGTTGGGCCTGAGTATGCTGGCGCAGCTGGATCGCCCATCGGCCGAAGCATTTAGCTATTTTCAGAAGTTTTACGCGCAGAGCAAGGATCCGCAGCCATTTATCTATGCCTTTTGGGATACCCCGTCTATCAATGCAGATTTTCGTAAAAAATCTCCTGCGCAACTGGCGTTTCTGCAAAATGTGGCCCAGAACAAAAACCTGGATGGTACTATTAATGCCATGGCCAATGCCATGATAGGCAACCACTACCAGGCCATTAAGCAATATGAAAAGGCTGACGAAGCCTTTAAAAATATAGGCTCGGTAGATAACTGGACCATCACCGGTGAGTTTGATAATATTTCTACCAGTGGTTTTGATCGTACCTATAATGTGCTAACCCACCCGGAGCCGAGTGCCGAGTTTGTAAACAAGCGCGGTGCAAAAATTGGCTGGCGCAATGTGCCGCCCATCCGTCATGATAAGTGGGTTGATTTTACTTATTACAACAACTCCAGCAACTCTATTGTATTTGGCCAAAGCTTTGTAAAGGCCGATAATGATACCGAGGCGCAGTTGCGCATCGGCGTGTCGGGCTCAGTAAAAGTTTGGGTGAATGATGAACTGTTGCTTGCCGTACCAGAAGAACGTAACAATGATCTGGATACCTACATTCAAAGCATCAAGCTCAATAAAGGTTATAACCGCATATTGGTGCAGGTGGGTGCCAGCTATATAGAGTCATTGAATTTTTTGGTAAGGTTGACAGATCAAAACGGTCATGTATTGCCGCTAACCAGCACCGCCCAGGCACAGCCATATACCAAAGAGGTGAACTATGTAAGCAAAAACACCGAGACGCCGTCTATCGCCTATTTTAAGGCCGAGATGAAAAAAGCGCCGGATAACTTGCTGCCGCAGATCCTGCTGGCGCAATCTTATCTGCGTAACGATCAAACCTTCGAGGCGCGTCATCTGATTGAGGGTATCCGCAAAAAGTATCCTAACAATACCTACCTCAATATTTTGCTCCTCAATGTATTTAACCGCGAAGACAACCGTACCGGCGCAGAAACCATTAAGGAGACGATCAAAAATACAGATCCGAAATGCAGCGAGGCGCTCATGTTGAAATATGCTGAGTTGTATGAGCAGAAAAATTATGACAAAGCTGCAGAAGTGGTGAAAGAGATAGAAGCAACCTATCCGGAGCAGCAAGAGTTTATTTATTCCTGCAAAATTAACCTGGCCAGCGCTAACAAAAATCAGGAAGAGGTAGTGCGTTTGGGAGAAGAGGCTTATCCCAAATTTCCGGATAACAAAACCTTTGTGGGGCTGGAGTATGCTATACAAAAGCAACTGCGCAATGATCAGCCTAAGGCCCTCAGCATCCTCAAAAAATATGTAGAGAATAACGACGACTATCCGTCGGCCAAAGATCTGGCTGATATTTATTTTACCAACGGCGATAACATCTCTGGTAATAAAGTGCTGGTGCAGGAAGTTACCAATGAGCCTTATGCAACCGGCATTTTTGCCAGTTTGGGTAAAAAATATTATGACCAGCAGCAATATGGCAAGGCCGAAGAAGCTTACCTGAAATGTATGGACCTGGCGCCTACCCGTAGCGCTTACTCTGCATCATTAGGCAAAATTGATGAGATGTCTAACAAAAAGGAACAGGCAATTGGTCATTATCAGCGTGCGCTGGAATTGGATCCGAATGATTACGAGAGCATCCACTCGCTACGCAAGCTGCAGAACAAAAAAGACGTTTACAGCTATTTTGAAGAACCGAATATTGATGCGCTGATCCGCAATGCGCCGAAAGCTTCAGACTACCCGGACGATAACTCGGTGATTTTGAATGAAGAGGTGCAGAAAGTGGTTTATGAGCATGGCGGTTCTGAAGAACGGAAATATCTTACCGTAAAAATACTGACCCAAAAAGGTATTGAAAGCTGGAAAGAATACAGCATTGACTATGATAGCTGGCAGGACCTGACCTTTGAAACTGCCGAAGTAATTAAAGCCAATGGCAACAAAGTACCGGCGGAACGCAACGAGAACAACCTGGTATTTACCAACCTGGAAGCCGGCGATGTAATTAACATTCGTTACAAGCTGGATAACTATTCAAAAGCCAAACTTTCAGGCTATTTCTGGGATGATTTCTATTTCTCGCACGGCCGGCCTTACATAACCAGCAAATACTCGCTGCTGATTGCCAAGAACCAGAAGTTTAACTACAAGTTCTCGCAGAAACCTATCGAGCCGGTAAAAACATCGGCAGACGAGTTTGATCTGTACGTTTGGAAAAATACCAAGCAGGAAAGCTTGCAGTATGAGGATAAGATGCCGACAATTGAAGATGTGGCTAATATTTTATACCTCACCAACATCCCCGACTGGAAGTTTATTGCCGATTGGTATAACGACATTGGCGCTTCAAAAGCCCGTACTGATTATGAGGTAAAAGAGGTGGTAGCCGATCTGTTTAAAGGTAAAGCCAACCTAACCCCAATGCAAAAGGTAGAGCAGATTTACAACTATATTACGGGTAATATCTCTTACAGCTCGGTATCGTTCCGTCAGAGTGGTATCATCCCGCAAAACCCGTCGACGGTGCTTAATACCCGCATTGGCGATTGTAAGGACGTATCTACCCTGTTTGTGGCCATGTGTAAAGAAGCCGGTATAAAAGCTAACCTGGTACTGGTTAAAACCCGCGACAATGGTATGCTGAGCATGCCGCTGCCAAGCATCAACTTTAACCACTGTATGGCCAAGGTGAACATGGATAATAAAGATTATTACATCGAGCTCACCTCACAGTACCTGCCGTTCCGTACCATGTATAACGGGCAGATCAATTCTACCATTTTGGATATTGATCCATCTGCTACAGCGGTTACCAAGTATCTGAACCCAACCACCCGCTACGGTAACGATATTAAACGCAGTACCACCATCACCCTGGCCGATAAAAACATGGTGATTAACGAGCGTACTTATCAAACCGGGGCAATGGCCGCCTATCAGCGTGAGAAATATGGCGAACTATCGCAGAAAGACCGGATGAAGAAAATAAAAGAAGCCATCGCCTCATCATATCCTGACGTAGAAGTGAACAAGCTGGACTACCGCAACGTAGAGCGCACTAACCCGAACGATACCGTGTACGTAACGCTGGATTATCAGTTGAACAACGTAGCCAAGGCCATTGGTGGTATGTCTATCTTCAGCCTGCCGTGGTCAAGTAAAATTTCGGCTAATGATTTGCAGGTAAGTATGCCGCGCACGTCGGGCATTAACCTGGATGATATGTTTTACCTTGATAACGAGACCGAGGTGATTACGGTTAACCTGCCTGCCGGCAAAAAACTGGTAGAGGCGGTTGCCCCGGTTGCATTAAGCAACGATGTAATTGAATATAGCCTTACGCCGAAACAGGTAGGCAATAAGCTAATGCTGACGCGTACCTTTAAGCTGAAGAAAGATTATGTGCCGGTAGAAAAGGTGGCTGAGTTTAATACCTTCTTTAAAAAGATGGTAGAGGCCGATAATAAAGAACTGGCAATGCGCTAA
- a CDS encoding BT_3928 family protein: MTNNKTTATLVWICRIAVGLLFIFSGLIKANDPLGFSYKLEEYFEVLHLTFFSNYSVLIAVTLCALEMILGFARLIGYSSVRVAWGLLLLIIFFAFLTFYSAYFKVVQTCGCFGDAIPLTPWQSFSKDLVLLLLILVLFVHRKGIQPVFAKKTGSRLFQGAVIISFGVGFMTYNFGPVIDFLPYKVGANIPDEMRIPPGAMPDEYELTYKLENKATHEKKTMTNTAYLKSGIWKDNNWEVKGDPESRLVKKGFTPKIPYLQIQDAQKNDYLNELMDNPFYSLVIVAYDLKHTNVNAIGRINALAANLHQDYNTRVVLLTATTPEDAEAFAKANHLVTELFYVDEVPLKSMVRSNPGVLLMKKGTIVDKWHYHMVPSYDALVKKYFRK; encoded by the coding sequence ATGACAAACAATAAAACAACTGCCACACTGGTTTGGATATGCCGTATTGCGGTAGGGCTGCTCTTTATCTTCTCCGGACTGATCAAGGCTAATGATCCGCTGGGCTTCTCGTATAAACTGGAAGAGTATTTTGAGGTTTTACATCTCACCTTCTTCAGTAACTACTCGGTACTTATTGCGGTTACGCTTTGCGCGTTGGAGATGATATTGGGCTTTGCGCGGCTGATTGGCTATAGCTCGGTGCGAGTGGCCTGGGGTTTGTTGTTGCTCATCATCTTCTTTGCCTTCCTTACCTTTTACTCGGCCTATTTTAAAGTGGTGCAAACCTGTGGCTGTTTTGGTGATGCTATTCCGTTGACGCCATGGCAGTCGTTCAGTAAAGACCTGGTGTTGCTGCTGCTCATTTTGGTGCTGTTTGTTCACCGCAAAGGTATTCAGCCGGTGTTTGCAAAAAAGACGGGTTCACGGTTGTTCCAGGGGGCGGTTATCATATCGTTCGGTGTGGGTTTTATGACGTATAATTTTGGTCCTGTGATTGATTTTCTGCCTTACAAGGTTGGTGCTAATATCCCTGACGAGATGAGAATCCCGCCGGGTGCCATGCCTGATGAATATGAGCTGACCTACAAGCTGGAGAATAAAGCCACGCACGAAAAGAAAACCATGACCAATACCGCTTACCTGAAATCGGGCATTTGGAAAGATAATAACTGGGAAGTAAAAGGCGACCCGGAGAGCCGCCTGGTGAAGAAAGGTTTTACGCCTAAGATCCCTTACCTGCAAATTCAGGATGCGCAAAAGAACGACTACCTGAACGAACTGATGGATAACCCGTTCTATAGCCTGGTAATTGTAGCGTATGATCTGAAGCATACCAACGTTAACGCTATTGGCAGGATCAACGCCCTGGCCGCCAACTTGCATCAGGATTATAACACCCGTGTGGTATTGCTCACCGCCACCACGCCCGAGGATGCCGAGGCTTTTGCCAAAGCCAACCACCTGGTAACAGAACTGTTTTATGTAGATGAGGTGCCGCTGAAAAGCATGGTACGCTCCAATCCCGGCGTGCTGCTGATGAAGAAAGGCACCATAGTAGA
- a CDS encoding alanine dehydrogenase — translation MSSGIYSGFSDVAKQAMMQPQESMLEVKAKKDKLYIGIPKETSFQENRVALTPLSVALLINNGHEVILETNAGKAANFHDKDYSEQGAKIVYDTKQVYEADLILKVAPPTLQEIALMKPNQILISTLQLSTMTKECLQAMMNKKITALSYEHLQDEGGSLTVIRAMSEIVGATSILIAAEYLSNVFSGKGLMLGGITGVPPTDVVILGAGTVGEYAARTAIALGAQVKVFDPSIYKLRRLQNNIGTRIFTSVVQPIVLEKAITTCDVAIGALRADDGRSPCIVSESTVSRMKPNSVIIDVSIDQGGCFETSEVTNHTKPVFRKYDVIHYCVPNIASRVARTATYALTNIFTPILLDIGEQGGIKNVIWQTHGVRNAVYIYQGQLTNKYIGDRFNLPCKDLDLLIVSRH, via the coding sequence ATGAGCTCAGGGATCTATAGTGGATTTTCGGATGTTGCCAAGCAGGCAATGATGCAGCCCCAGGAATCAATGCTGGAGGTTAAGGCCAAAAAGGACAAACTTTACATCGGTATACCCAAAGAAACTTCTTTTCAGGAGAACCGCGTAGCGTTGACACCGCTATCGGTAGCCTTGTTAATTAACAACGGGCACGAAGTAATACTGGAAACCAACGCCGGCAAGGCCGCCAATTTTCATGATAAAGATTACAGCGAGCAGGGGGCCAAAATTGTTTATGATACCAAACAGGTTTATGAAGCTGATCTGATACTCAAGGTGGCGCCGCCTACCTTGCAGGAGATTGCGCTGATGAAGCCTAACCAGATACTGATCTCTACGCTGCAGCTCTCTACCATGACCAAAGAGTGCCTGCAGGCCATGATGAATAAAAAGATCACTGCGCTAAGCTATGAGCATTTGCAGGATGAAGGCGGATCGCTCACCGTTATTCGGGCCATGAGCGAAATTGTGGGTGCTACATCCATTCTAATTGCTGCCGAATACCTGAGCAATGTTTTTTCTGGCAAGGGCCTGATGCTGGGCGGCATTACCGGTGTACCGCCAACCGACGTGGTCATTTTAGGGGCCGGTACCGTTGGCGAGTATGCAGCCCGTACGGCCATAGCTCTTGGTGCGCAGGTAAAAGTTTTTGACCCTTCCATTTACAAACTCCGCCGTTTACAGAACAACATCGGCACCAGGATATTTACTTCGGTTGTTCAGCCCATTGTTTTGGAGAAAGCCATTACCACTTGCGATGTAGCCATTGGCGCCCTGAGGGCAGATGATGGCCGCAGCCCGTGTATTGTGTCTGAATCTACCGTGAGCCGTATGAAGCCCAATTCGGTGATTATTGACGTAAGTATTGACCAGGGCGGTTGTTTTGAAACCTCTGAAGTAACCAACCACACCAAACCGGTGTTTCGTAAGTATGATGTTATTCATTACTGTGTGCCCAATATCGCCTCGCGGGTGGCACGTACAGCTACTTACGCGCTAACCAACATCTTTACCCCGATTTTACTGGATATTGGCGAGCAGGGCGGCATCAAGAACGTAATCTGGCAAACACATGGTGTACGCAACGCGGTGTACATTTACCAGGGGCAACTCACCAACAAGTATATTGGCGATCGCTTCAATTTGCCATGTAAGGATCTGGACCTCTTGATAGTGTCGCGCCATTAA
- the folP gene encoding dihydropteroate synthase, with protein MSSEIFFQKKLTINVRGRLIDLTRPKVMGIINLTPDSFYAGSRKPAIDDALQQTEKMLNDGATFIDLGAYSSRPGAVDISAQEETDRLLPVIEAIVKNFGEAIMSIDTFRASVAEAAVNAGAHIINDISGGQLDEAMFSTVARLKVPYILMHMKGTPQNMVQQAQYTDLFTEVLDYLAIKYHALKALGIHDVIIDPGFGFAKESHHSYELIRRLREFDILELPMLVGISRKRMIYHTIGSTAAEALNGTTALNTIALMNGANILRVHDVKEAVEAVKVFEAVMENQD; from the coding sequence ATGTCATCAGAAATTTTTTTTCAAAAAAAGCTTACCATCAACGTCCGCGGAAGACTGATTGATCTGACCCGCCCCAAAGTGATGGGCATCATCAATCTTACCCCTGATTCATTTTATGCTGGCAGCCGCAAACCGGCTATTGATGACGCCCTGCAGCAAACTGAGAAGATGCTGAACGATGGCGCTACCTTTATTGATCTGGGGGCATATTCCTCTCGTCCGGGAGCGGTGGACATTTCAGCACAGGAAGAAACCGACCGCCTGCTACCTGTTATAGAAGCCATTGTCAAAAACTTTGGCGAAGCAATAATGTCTATAGATACCTTTCGCGCCTCTGTTGCCGAGGCGGCTGTTAACGCGGGGGCACATATCATCAACGATATCTCCGGCGGACAATTAGACGAAGCCATGTTTAGCACCGTAGCCCGCCTAAAAGTGCCATATATACTGATGCACATGAAAGGCACCCCGCAAAACATGGTTCAGCAGGCGCAATACACCGATCTTTTTACCGAAGTACTGGATTACCTCGCCATTAAATATCACGCCCTGAAAGCGCTGGGCATACACGATGTGATTATTGATCCAGGCTTTGGTTTTGCAAAAGAAAGCCACCACAGCTACGAACTGATACGTCGCCTGCGTGAGTTTGATATACTGGAATTACCTATGCTAGTCGGCATTTCCCGCAAGCGGATGATCTACCACACCATTGGTAGCACAGCCGCCGAAGCCTTAAATGGTACTACGGCCCTTAACACCATTGCCTTGATGAACGGCGCTAATATTCTGCGGGTACATGATGTGAAAGAAGCGGTAGAAGCGGTGAAGGTGTTTGAGGCGGTGATGGAGAACCAGGATTAA
- a CDS encoding DUF1599 domain-containing protein: MKKTRDYGTAWRILRPSSITDQIFIKAQRIRTLEEKKVSKVGDDITGEYIGIINYCIIAMMQLESTDETPLELDPGAVEKDFDGKANETKELMFAKNHDYGEAWRDMRISSLTDLILMKILRVKQIEDNQGATLVSEGVKANYQDMLNYSVFALIKLGVA; encoded by the coding sequence ATGAAGAAAACACGCGATTATGGCACTGCCTGGCGCATCCTTCGTCCGTCATCTATCACCGATCAGATTTTTATCAAAGCCCAGCGTATTCGTACGCTGGAAGAAAAAAAAGTATCGAAAGTAGGCGATGATATTACCGGCGAGTACATCGGCATCATTAACTACTGCATTATTGCCATGATGCAGCTGGAAAGCACCGACGAAACCCCACTGGAGCTTGACCCTGGCGCAGTGGAAAAAGATTTTGACGGCAAAGCGAACGAGACCAAAGAACTGATGTTTGCCAAAAATCATGATTATGGCGAGGCATGGCGCGATATGCGTATCAGCTCGTTAACCGATCTGATACTGATGAAAATTCTGCGTGTAAAACAGATTGAAGATAATCAGGGCGCAACCCTGGTATCAGAAGGGGTGAAGGCCAATTATCAGGATATGCTCAATTACTCAGTTTTTGCACTGATAAAATTAGGAGTGGCCTGA
- the tsaE gene encoding tRNA (adenosine(37)-N6)-threonylcarbamoyltransferase complex ATPase subunit type 1 TsaE, with product MSHTAISYQLPDIDAVARQLLQISSPHKIFLFYGEMGAGKTTLIKALCKALGVEGTTSSPTFSLVNEYVGKDGKIYHFDFYRLKKQEEALDMGCEEYFYSGSYCFIEWPEKIPDLLPEHYTEVRIAEQAGGLRQITLTQA from the coding sequence ATGAGTCACACCGCCATCTCCTACCAACTCCCGGATATTGACGCCGTTGCCAGACAACTGCTTCAAATTTCATCGCCCCACAAAATATTTTTGTTTTATGGCGAAATGGGCGCAGGTAAAACTACGCTGATCAAGGCCTTGTGTAAGGCTTTAGGGGTGGAGGGTACAACCTCAAGCCCAACTTTTTCATTGGTAAATGAGTATGTGGGCAAGGACGGAAAAATCTATCACTTTGATTTTTATCGTCTTAAAAAACAGGAAGAAGCGCTGGATATGGGCTGCGAGGAATACTTCTACTCGGGCAGTTACTGCTTTATTGAATGGCCAGAAAAAATCCCTGATCTATTGCCCGAGCATTATACAGAAGTGCGCATTGCTGAGCAGGCTGGCGGACTAAGGCAAATCACCCTGACTCAGGCCTGA